One genomic region from Xiphophorus couchianus chromosome 21, X_couchianus-1.0, whole genome shotgun sequence encodes:
- the LOC114137159 gene encoding Golgi reassembly-stacking protein 1-like isoform X1 — protein sequence MGLPQSSLLSDGGSNSGYHVHGVQEDSPALKAGLEPFFDFILSIGNTRLNKENDLLRDLLKANMEKTVRLEVYNSKTQRVRELEVTPSNMWGGQGLLGASVRFCSFEGVNENVWHVLDVEENSPAALAGLIPHDDFIVGADQVLQDSEDFFSLIEANEGKPLKLLVYNTQTEQCREIVVTPNGAWGGEGSLGCGIGYGYLHRIPSHPVHPNVQNRNVPQPADTSTREVEISSGQSEVPLLSENSPTNEAGLTETEGVVLDWSKISLPQESADIDASISPGAIISDLSEAVSTNDEGHSSMVAHYGDDTRDQCSLDDSRFDQKRLSQEREEEENTHQALQESVANLSGSPREDAEDAAALNDATESVGIIPEMQNPNPEVFSSGHRLEQEMTEPDT from the exons ATGGGGCTACCGCAGAGCTCCCTCCTGTCGGACGGTGGAAGTAACAGTGGCTATCATGTTCACGGA GTTCAAGAAGACTCGCCTGCTCTGAAGGCTGGTCTGGAGCCTTTCTTTGACTTCATTCTCTCGATAGGGAACACCAGACTT AATAAGGAGAACGACTTGCTGAGAGATCTGCTGAAGGCCAATATGGAGAAGACAGTCAGGCTTGAAGTGTACAACTCCAAAACCCAGCGGGTGAGGGAGCTGGAGGTGACACCCAGTAACATGTGGGGTGGTCAGGGGTTACTGGGCGCCAGCGTTCGCTTCTGCAGCTTTGAAGGAGTCAACGAGAATGTGTGGCACGTGTTG GATGTGGAGGAGAATTCCCCTGCAGCGCTCGCTGGCCTTATTCCACATGACGACTTTATTGTCGGGGCTGACCAAGTGTTACAAGAT TCTGAAGATTTCTTCTCCTTAATTGAAGCCAATGAGGGGAAGCCTTTGAAGCTCTTAGTTTATAACACGCAGACCGAACAGTGCAGGGAGATTGTAGTGACCCCTAACGGAGCCTGGGGAGGAGAGGGAAG cttggGCTGTGGGATTGGCTACGGCTACCTGCACAGAATCCCGTCTCATCCAGTTCACCCAAATGTCCAGAACAGAAATGTTCCTCAACCAGCAGATACAAGCACCAGAGAAGTGGAGATTTCATCTGGTCAGAGTGAG GTGCCTCTACTGAGTGAAAATAGCCCAACTAATGAAGCAGGTTTAACTGAAACGGAGGGAGTTGTGCTCGATTGGAGCAAAATCTCACTTCCACAGGAGTCTGCAGACATTG ATGCCTCCATCTCTCCTGGAGCCATAATCTCAGATTTATCTGAAGCTGTTTCCACCAATGACGAAGGCCACAGCTCTATGGTTGCTCATTATGGAGATGACACGCGTGACCAATGCAGCTTGG ATGATTCCAGGTTTGACCAAAAGCGTTTATCTcaagagagggaggaagaagaaaacactCATCAAGCACTGCAAGAGAGTGTTGCAAATCTTAGCGGCAGTCCCAGAGAGGATGCAGAGGATGCTGCTGCCCTCAACGACGCCACAGAGAGCGTGGGGATCATCCCAGAGATGCAGAATCCTAACCCGGAAGTTTTCAGCTCAGGCCATCGCTTAGAGCAGGAGATGACTGAGCCTGATACATGA
- the LOC114137159 gene encoding Golgi reassembly-stacking protein 2-like isoform X3, with protein sequence MEKTVRLEVYNSKTQRVRELEVTPSNMWGGQGLLGASVRFCSFEGVNENVWHVLDVEENSPAALAGLIPHDDFIVGADQVLQDSEDFFSLIEANEGKPLKLLVYNTQTEQCREIVVTPNGAWGGEGSLGCGIGYGYLHRIPSHPVHPNVQNRNVPQPADTSTREVEISSGQSEVPLLSENSPTNEAGLTETEGVVLDWSKISLPQESADIDASISPGAIISDLSEAVSTNDEGHSSMVAHYGDDTRDQCSLDDSRFDQKRLSQEREEEENTHQALQESVANLSGSPREDAEDAAALNDATESVGIIPEMQNPNPEVFSSGHRLEQEMTEPDT encoded by the exons ATGGAGAAGACAGTCAGGCTTGAAGTGTACAACTCCAAAACCCAGCGGGTGAGGGAGCTGGAGGTGACACCCAGTAACATGTGGGGTGGTCAGGGGTTACTGGGCGCCAGCGTTCGCTTCTGCAGCTTTGAAGGAGTCAACGAGAATGTGTGGCACGTGTTG GATGTGGAGGAGAATTCCCCTGCAGCGCTCGCTGGCCTTATTCCACATGACGACTTTATTGTCGGGGCTGACCAAGTGTTACAAGAT TCTGAAGATTTCTTCTCCTTAATTGAAGCCAATGAGGGGAAGCCTTTGAAGCTCTTAGTTTATAACACGCAGACCGAACAGTGCAGGGAGATTGTAGTGACCCCTAACGGAGCCTGGGGAGGAGAGGGAAG cttggGCTGTGGGATTGGCTACGGCTACCTGCACAGAATCCCGTCTCATCCAGTTCACCCAAATGTCCAGAACAGAAATGTTCCTCAACCAGCAGATACAAGCACCAGAGAAGTGGAGATTTCATCTGGTCAGAGTGAG GTGCCTCTACTGAGTGAAAATAGCCCAACTAATGAAGCAGGTTTAACTGAAACGGAGGGAGTTGTGCTCGATTGGAGCAAAATCTCACTTCCACAGGAGTCTGCAGACATTG ATGCCTCCATCTCTCCTGGAGCCATAATCTCAGATTTATCTGAAGCTGTTTCCACCAATGACGAAGGCCACAGCTCTATGGTTGCTCATTATGGAGATGACACGCGTGACCAATGCAGCTTGG ATGATTCCAGGTTTGACCAAAAGCGTTTATCTcaagagagggaggaagaagaaaacactCATCAAGCACTGCAAGAGAGTGTTGCAAATCTTAGCGGCAGTCCCAGAGAGGATGCAGAGGATGCTGCTGCCCTCAACGACGCCACAGAGAGCGTGGGGATCATCCCAGAGATGCAGAATCCTAACCCGGAAGTTTTCAGCTCAGGCCATCGCTTAGAGCAGGAGATGACTGAGCCTGATACATGA
- the LOC114137160 gene encoding chymotrypsin-like elastase family member 2A produces KYLKANCIEYSILQNDLAGGSPVLLWAVCANEPLNYKVNNGRVIGGSDAKPNTWKWQISLQLDLYNEGYFSHICGGSIVDSFYIMTAAHCIISSEVSQYRVVAGEYTLFEYEGSEQFTSVEKIIIHPDWNGDLANGNDIALLKLVNHIYDNGYVEITNLPYPDQTLPHGFTCYITGWGLMDYNGSVPDKLQVAPLDVVEQAVCSQPEWWGSIALKTMVCAGGDGVISGCQGDSGGPLNCLTDGVWRVHGVVSYGPAGMCNQKFKPTVFTRVSSFLHWIYSVIDQAF; encoded by the exons AAATACTTAAAGGCAAACTGCATTGAGTATTCAATACTCCAAAATGATTTGGCTGGTGGTTCTCCTGTCCTGCTTTG GGCTGTTTGTGCGAATGAACCTTTAAACTATAAAGTAAACAATGGAAGGGTGATAGGAGGCAGTGATGCTAAACCAAACACCTGGAAATGGCAG ATTTCTCTGCAGCTTGATTTATACAATGAAGGATACTTCAGCCACATCTGCGGAGGCTCCATTGTTGATAGTTTCTACATCATGACAGCAGCTCACTGCATCATAAG CTCGGAGGTCAGTCAGTACCGCGTGGTGGCTGGTGAGTACACTCTGTTTGAATATGAAGGCAGTGAGCAGTTCACCTCTGTGGAAAAAATCATCATCCATCCTGACTGGAATGGCGATCTGGCCAACGG CAATGACATTGCTCTGTTGAAGCTGGTTAATCATATCTATGACAACGGTTATGTGGAAATCACAAACCTTCCCTATCCGGACCAGACGCTGCCTCATGGCTTCACCTGTTACATCACAGGCTGGGGATTAATGGACT ATAATGGAAGCGTCCCTGACAAACTGCAGGTGGCTCCTTTGGATGTAGTGGAGCAGGCAGTCTGCTCCCAGCCAGAGTGGTGGGGCAGCATTGCTCTTAAAACGATGGTGTGTGCTGGAGGCGATGGTGTCATATCTGGTTGCCAG GGCGACTCTGGAGGTCCCCTGAACTGCTTAACCGATGGAGTTTGGAGAGTCCATGGTGTGGTGAGTTACGGTCCAGCGGGCATGTGCAACCAAAAGTTCAAACCAACTGTCTTCACCAGAGTTTCCTCCTTCCTTCACTGGATTTATTCG gtgATAGATCAAGCTTTTTAG
- the LOC114137159 gene encoding Golgi reassembly-stacking protein 2-like isoform X2: MFTEYVFVQEDSPALKAGLEPFFDFILSIGNTRLNKENDLLRDLLKANMEKTVRLEVYNSKTQRVRELEVTPSNMWGGQGLLGASVRFCSFEGVNENVWHVLDVEENSPAALAGLIPHDDFIVGADQVLQDSEDFFSLIEANEGKPLKLLVYNTQTEQCREIVVTPNGAWGGEGSLGCGIGYGYLHRIPSHPVHPNVQNRNVPQPADTSTREVEISSGQSEVPLLSENSPTNEAGLTETEGVVLDWSKISLPQESADIDASISPGAIISDLSEAVSTNDEGHSSMVAHYGDDTRDQCSLDDSRFDQKRLSQEREEEENTHQALQESVANLSGSPREDAEDAAALNDATESVGIIPEMQNPNPEVFSSGHRLEQEMTEPDT, from the exons ATGTTCACGGAGTACGTTTTT GTTCAAGAAGACTCGCCTGCTCTGAAGGCTGGTCTGGAGCCTTTCTTTGACTTCATTCTCTCGATAGGGAACACCAGACTT AATAAGGAGAACGACTTGCTGAGAGATCTGCTGAAGGCCAATATGGAGAAGACAGTCAGGCTTGAAGTGTACAACTCCAAAACCCAGCGGGTGAGGGAGCTGGAGGTGACACCCAGTAACATGTGGGGTGGTCAGGGGTTACTGGGCGCCAGCGTTCGCTTCTGCAGCTTTGAAGGAGTCAACGAGAATGTGTGGCACGTGTTG GATGTGGAGGAGAATTCCCCTGCAGCGCTCGCTGGCCTTATTCCACATGACGACTTTATTGTCGGGGCTGACCAAGTGTTACAAGAT TCTGAAGATTTCTTCTCCTTAATTGAAGCCAATGAGGGGAAGCCTTTGAAGCTCTTAGTTTATAACACGCAGACCGAACAGTGCAGGGAGATTGTAGTGACCCCTAACGGAGCCTGGGGAGGAGAGGGAAG cttggGCTGTGGGATTGGCTACGGCTACCTGCACAGAATCCCGTCTCATCCAGTTCACCCAAATGTCCAGAACAGAAATGTTCCTCAACCAGCAGATACAAGCACCAGAGAAGTGGAGATTTCATCTGGTCAGAGTGAG GTGCCTCTACTGAGTGAAAATAGCCCAACTAATGAAGCAGGTTTAACTGAAACGGAGGGAGTTGTGCTCGATTGGAGCAAAATCTCACTTCCACAGGAGTCTGCAGACATTG ATGCCTCCATCTCTCCTGGAGCCATAATCTCAGATTTATCTGAAGCTGTTTCCACCAATGACGAAGGCCACAGCTCTATGGTTGCTCATTATGGAGATGACACGCGTGACCAATGCAGCTTGG ATGATTCCAGGTTTGACCAAAAGCGTTTATCTcaagagagggaggaagaagaaaacactCATCAAGCACTGCAAGAGAGTGTTGCAAATCTTAGCGGCAGTCCCAGAGAGGATGCAGAGGATGCTGCTGCCCTCAACGACGCCACAGAGAGCGTGGGGATCATCCCAGAGATGCAGAATCCTAACCCGGAAGTTTTCAGCTCAGGCCATCGCTTAGAGCAGGAGATGACTGAGCCTGATACATGA